One stretch of Eretmochelys imbricata isolate rEreImb1 chromosome 1, rEreImb1.hap1, whole genome shotgun sequence DNA includes these proteins:
- the LOC144268439 gene encoding histone H2A-like → MSETESESESEHSGETSNAKEAKAKITRSSRAGLLFSVSRIDRLFRKGQFADRIGAGAPVYMAAVLQYLTHEIMDIAGEVAARSKKRRISPRHLQLAIHSDSELKKLLGGVTISQGGVLPLNQPVVLPSKKRNGRRAIKRRIAPAPVPVK, encoded by the coding sequence ATGTCTGAGACTGAGTCTGAGTCTGAGTCTGAGCACTCTGGTGAGACCTCAAATGCAAAGGAGGCTAAGGCCAAAATCACCCGCTCTTCCCGGGCTGGGCTGCTGTTCTCTGTCAGTCGCATAGACAGACTGTTTCGCAAAGGACAGTTTGCAGACCGTATTGGAGCTGGAGCCCCGGTATATATGGCCGCGGTGCTTCAATACCTGACTCACGAGATTATGGATATTGCTGGAGAAGTTGCTGCCCGCAGCAAGAAGCGTCGGATTTCCCCACGGCACTTGCAGCTGGCCATTCACAGTGACTCAGAGCTCAAGAAACTACTGGGAGGTGTCACCATCTCTCAGGGCGGGGTCCTGCCCTTAAATCAGCCTGTGGTTTTACCTTCCAAGAAGAGGAATGGCAGGAGAGCCATCAAGAGAAGGATTGCCCCTGCTCCTGTCCCTGTTAAGTGA